The following proteins come from a genomic window of Verrucomicrobiia bacterium:
- a CDS encoding sulfatase, with protein MSYPFRSFAALVLLLISTATLKAAELKLQKISGTKPRNIIFVLADDHRYDAMGFLGHPWLETPNMDRLAKNGVHFPKAMVTTSLCSPSRASILTGLYAHNHRVVDNYNPVSPELIFFPQYLQKAGYDTAFFGKWHMGETDEPQRGFNHWVVFKGQGSYWPDGRGTSRVVPQTAYDGFNINGKQRVPQKGYITDELTDYALDWLNSRKSNKPFFAYISHKAVHSDFVPHDRHKDRYKDKPFRPPLTLANTPENYADKPMWLQNQRNSRHGADFGYNLPDFDLAAYYRRYCEALLAVDENLGRVFKWLEDHHQLENTLFVYMGDNGFQFGEHGLIDKRTAYEASLRVPLLMHCPAVLKPGTTIPQTVANIDIAPTLLEFVGLRPPSHMDGRSFLPLLQNRPTQWRENVLYEYYWEQNYPQTPTMHAVIGERYKYIRYHGLWDINELYDLQADPLERKNLITAPDQQARVKQMNEQLFDLLAQTRGENLPLLRDRGTIYPWRHPDKSPQAPFPKDFFRRTEDGK; from the coding sequence ATGTCCTACCCGTTTCGTTCATTTGCTGCGCTTGTTCTCCTTCTGATTTCAACCGCCACGCTAAAAGCTGCCGAGCTGAAACTTCAAAAGATCTCCGGCACCAAACCGCGCAACATCATCTTCGTCCTCGCCGATGACCATCGCTATGACGCGATGGGATTCCTCGGTCACCCATGGCTGGAGACGCCGAACATGGATCGCCTCGCGAAGAACGGCGTCCATTTTCCGAAAGCGATGGTCACCACTTCGCTTTGCTCTCCCAGCCGCGCCTCCATCCTCACCGGTCTTTACGCCCACAACCATCGCGTGGTGGACAACTACAATCCCGTTTCACCAGAGCTGATTTTCTTCCCTCAGTATTTACAGAAGGCCGGTTACGATACCGCTTTCTTTGGCAAATGGCACATGGGCGAGACCGATGAACCCCAGCGCGGTTTCAATCACTGGGTCGTCTTCAAAGGCCAGGGCAGCTACTGGCCCGATGGTCGCGGCACCTCCCGCGTCGTTCCGCAAACCGCCTACGACGGCTTCAACATCAACGGCAAACAACGCGTCCCGCAAAAAGGCTACATCACCGATGAACTCACGGACTATGCCCTCGATTGGTTGAACTCGCGTAAATCAAACAAACCCTTCTTCGCCTATATCTCCCACAAGGCCGTCCACTCCGATTTCGTTCCGCATGACCGTCATAAAGATCGCTACAAAGACAAACCGTTCCGCCCACCGCTCACTCTCGCCAACACACCTGAGAACTACGCTGACAAACCCATGTGGCTGCAGAACCAGCGCAACAGCCGCCACGGCGCAGACTTCGGCTACAACCTCCCCGACTTCGATCTCGCCGCCTATTATCGCCGCTATTGCGAAGCCTTGCTCGCGGTAGATGAAAATCTCGGTCGTGTTTTCAAGTGGCTGGAAGATCACCACCAACTTGAGAACACACTCTTCGTTTACATGGGCGATAACGGATTCCAGTTCGGCGAACACGGCCTCATCGATAAACGCACCGCCTACGAAGCCTCCCTCCGCGTGCCTTTGCTCATGCACTGCCCCGCCGTGCTGAAACCCGGCACCACCATTCCGCAGACCGTCGCCAATATCGACATCGCCCCCACACTCTTGGAATTCGTTGGCTTGCGACCGCCTTCACACATGGATGGCCGCAGCTTCCTGCCCCTCTTGCAAAACCGACCGACCCAGTGGCGCGAAAACGTCCTCTATGAATATTATTGGGAACAAAACTATCCCCAGACACCCACCATGCACGCCGTCATTGGTGAGCGTTACAAATACATCCGCTACCACGGCCTCTGGGACATCAACGAACTCTACGATCTCCAAGCCGATCCGCTCGAACGCAAAAACCTCATCACCGCTCCCGACCAGCAAGCGCGCGTGAAACAGATGAACGAACAACTCTTCGATCTCCTCGCTCAAACCCGCGGCGAAAACCTCCCTCTCCTCCGCGACCGCGGCACCATCTACCCTTGGCGCCATCCCGACAAAAGCCCGCAAGCCCCCTTCCCCAAAGACTTCTTCCGTCGCACAGAAGATGGGAAATAA
- a CDS encoding glucosamine-6-phosphate deaminase: MPQPIKTYTVDSLPVRVYANQPDMAADAALTVRDYLVSVIAKKGSAAAILATGNSQIKFLEEIIRLGGVDWSKVTLFHMDEYLGIHPAHKASFRCYMRERVESKLKPKAFHYLEGDALEPIVECERYTALLNAQEIDLCCLGIGENGHIAFNDPPVANFNDTRLVKIVQLDLACRLQQVNEGHFPSVDQMPHYALTLTIPALCRAKKMVCLCPETRKAKAAQAALKGPIATACPASYLRTQAQCTLYLDTDSSSLL; encoded by the coding sequence ATGCCACAGCCGATCAAAACGTACACCGTCGATTCCCTCCCCGTTCGTGTCTACGCCAACCAGCCTGACATGGCCGCCGATGCCGCCCTCACCGTTCGCGATTATTTAGTTTCTGTCATCGCTAAGAAGGGCTCCGCCGCCGCCATCTTGGCCACCGGCAATTCCCAGATCAAATTTCTCGAGGAAATCATCCGCCTCGGCGGTGTGGATTGGTCCAAGGTCACTTTGTTCCACATGGATGAATACCTCGGCATCCATCCCGCGCACAAAGCCAGCTTCCGCTGCTACATGCGTGAACGTGTAGAGTCGAAGCTCAAACCCAAGGCGTTCCATTACTTGGAAGGTGACGCTCTCGAACCCATCGTGGAATGCGAGCGTTACACCGCCCTCTTGAACGCGCAGGAGATCGACCTCTGCTGCCTCGGCATCGGTGAGAATGGACACATCGCTTTCAATGATCCCCCGGTCGCCAATTTCAACGACACCCGCCTCGTGAAGATCGTCCAGCTCGATCTCGCCTGCCGTTTGCAGCAAGTGAACGAAGGCCATTTCCCAAGCGTAGACCAGATGCCGCACTACGCGCTGACCCTGACCATCCCCGCACTCTGCCGCGCCAAGAAGATGGTCTGCCTCTGCCCGGAAACGCGCAAAGCCAAGGCCGCCCAAGCCGCCCTGAAAGGCCCCATCGCCACCGCTTGCCCGGCCTCCTACCTGCGCACGCAGGCCCAATGCACACTGTATCTCGATACCGACTCCTCCAGTCTGCTGTAG
- a CDS encoding N-acetylglucosamine-6-phosphate deacetylase: MKVIAKDYRTGKAVEISWEAGKITGISPLAEGTRAEVWLAPVLIDVQVNGYAGIDFQQDDLTEADLLKAVRGVQRDGCGLVLLTLITDEWSRLLARLKYIRALRDANAELKAGIAGWHIEGPFLSPEPGFKGAHNAAVMCDATVRHIDELLAVTEGDPVLLTVASERAGSAEAIRYAASKGIKISLGHTNASAESIAEATKAGAVGFTHLGNGCPRTLDRHDNIVWRVLDQSALTVGIIPDRIHVSPEPFRLFYKTLGMEQIYYTTDAMAAAGAPPGRYRIGAVEVEVGADQVVRLPGQPNFAGSALSPLEGVQRTAEMLGEVWQTVWPCFSTVPARMMGLDVALEPGKAASFCLIETETTGRPKRIRVILNGEEKGLSK, encoded by the coding sequence ATGAAAGTGATTGCGAAGGATTATCGGACGGGGAAGGCGGTGGAGATTTCCTGGGAGGCTGGGAAGATCACGGGCATTTCGCCTTTGGCCGAGGGGACGCGCGCGGAGGTGTGGCTTGCGCCGGTGTTGATCGATGTGCAGGTGAATGGGTATGCGGGCATCGATTTTCAGCAGGATGATCTGACGGAGGCGGATTTGCTGAAGGCGGTGCGGGGGGTGCAGCGGGATGGTTGCGGACTGGTTTTGTTGACGTTGATCACGGATGAGTGGTCGCGGTTGCTGGCGCGGTTGAAATATATCCGGGCGTTGCGGGATGCGAATGCGGAGCTGAAGGCGGGCATCGCGGGGTGGCATATCGAGGGGCCGTTTCTTTCGCCAGAGCCGGGTTTTAAAGGAGCGCACAATGCAGCGGTGATGTGTGATGCGACGGTGAGGCACATCGATGAATTGCTGGCGGTGACGGAGGGGGATCCGGTGTTGCTCACGGTGGCTTCGGAAAGGGCGGGTTCAGCAGAGGCAATCCGTTATGCGGCAAGCAAAGGGATCAAGATCAGCTTGGGGCATACGAATGCTTCGGCAGAATCGATCGCGGAGGCGACCAAGGCAGGGGCGGTAGGATTCACGCATTTGGGAAATGGGTGTCCGCGCACGTTGGATCGGCACGATAACATTGTGTGGCGGGTGCTGGATCAGTCTGCATTGACGGTGGGCATCATCCCGGATCGCATCCATGTATCGCCGGAGCCGTTCCGGTTATTTTACAAAACGCTGGGCATGGAGCAGATTTACTACACCACGGATGCGATGGCGGCGGCGGGAGCGCCTCCGGGACGATATCGCATCGGCGCTGTCGAAGTAGAAGTGGGTGCTGATCAGGTGGTGCGGTTGCCGGGGCAGCCGAACTTTGCGGGATCTGCGCTGAGTCCATTGGAAGGGGTGCAGCGCACAGCGGAGATGCTGGGTGAGGTGTGGCAGACGGTTTGGCCGTGCTTCTCGACGGTGCCAGCGCGGATGATGGGATTGGACGTGGCATTGGAACCGGGTAAGGCGGCGAGTTTCTGCCTGATTGAGACGGAAACAACGGGTAGGCCGAAACGCATCCGGGTGATTTTGAACGGTGAGGAGAAAGGGTTGTCGAAGTAA
- a CDS encoding MoxR family ATPase yields MSETQKLSPREVIQAIQANVEQVMKGQSEAIRKLLAALISGGHVLLEDYPGTGKTTLAKALALSVQAEFKRIQFTPDLLPSDILGVSIFNQRDQLFHFHEGPVFANILLADEINRASPRTQSALLEAMGEGQVSVEGVQRKLSELFFVIATQNPVEFRGTYPLPEAQMDRFALQFTLGYVSTEEEVSILSAQERKHPIESLKPCVTMADVMMTRQAVQAISISEELKRYIVDLVSATRKAQGVQLGASPRASLSLMKAAQALAMFDGQKFVTPENIQELAVEVIAHRMVMEPQAKFSGLSAKGVVQDILKTVKVPA; encoded by the coding sequence ATGAGCGAAACACAAAAGCTATCACCGCGGGAGGTGATTCAAGCCATTCAAGCAAACGTCGAGCAGGTCATGAAGGGCCAGAGCGAGGCCATTCGTAAGCTGCTCGCGGCACTCATCAGCGGCGGGCATGTGCTGCTGGAGGATTATCCAGGCACAGGTAAGACGACGTTGGCGAAGGCGCTGGCACTCTCTGTGCAAGCGGAATTCAAGCGCATCCAGTTCACGCCGGATTTGCTGCCATCCGACATTCTCGGTGTCTCCATCTTCAACCAACGCGATCAGCTCTTTCATTTTCATGAGGGACCGGTATTCGCGAACATTTTGTTGGCGGATGAGATCAACCGCGCCTCACCACGCACGCAATCGGCCTTGCTCGAGGCAATGGGTGAAGGGCAGGTGAGCGTTGAGGGTGTTCAGCGCAAATTATCCGAGCTGTTCTTCGTGATCGCGACGCAGAATCCGGTGGAGTTTCGCGGAACGTATCCACTGCCGGAGGCGCAGATGGACCGGTTCGCGCTGCAATTCACGCTGGGTTACGTGAGCACGGAGGAGGAAGTTTCCATCCTTTCGGCGCAGGAGCGGAAGCATCCGATCGAAAGTTTAAAACCGTGCGTGACGATGGCGGATGTGATGATGACGCGGCAGGCAGTGCAGGCGATCAGCATCAGCGAAGAATTGAAGCGTTATATCGTGGACTTGGTTTCGGCGACGCGTAAGGCGCAGGGAGTGCAATTGGGCGCAAGCCCGCGTGCATCGTTGTCATTGATGAAAGCGGCGCAGGCATTGGCGATGTTCGATGGGCAGAAGTTTGTGACGCCGGAGAATATCCAGGAGCTGGCGGTAGAGGTCATCGCGCATCGTATGGTGATGGAGCCGCAGGCGAAGTTCAGCGGGCTTTCAGCGAAGGGTGTGGTGCAGGATATTTTGAAGACGGTGAAGGTGCCGGCTTAG
- a CDS encoding DUF58 domain-containing protein produces the protein MKWGLDNFRRRSYRQYRGYYVMRRWIVRRVGRVGVLILGCTIVLAMFGLDTNLTVAYQALSLMLVLILVALLTRRLAKTKFSAHRILPRFASAGSPVKYRVRFKNLGRFTVRDVGLLEELSDPRPTLDEFLATPEPGEEKRNWFDRTYGFYRWQWLVDINQRAIVTEGKVDRCLPKAAVEVEMELLPRRRGVLHFEKMIATSMDPLGIFRQLSPVTLPDKLLILPKRYAIPHFALPGTMRYQQGGVALAASVGESEEFVSLRDYRPGDPMRHIHWKSWARSGKPIVKEFQDEFFVRHALILDTFDTVAYSEQFEEAVSVAASFACTIQTQDSLLDLMFVGAQAYCFTAGRGLAHTEQMLEILASVNLCQTKGFKSLANVVVEHIPVVSGCICVLLKWDEPRKEFIQMLRGLNVPVVVFIVTEKNAAKIMDLGPMADIPAQFHQLEVGKVEEALRAL, from the coding sequence GTGAAATGGGGCTTAGACAACTTTCGCCGGAGGTCATACCGACAGTATCGCGGCTACTACGTGATGCGCCGGTGGATTGTGCGGCGTGTGGGGCGTGTGGGGGTGCTGATCCTCGGATGCACCATAGTCCTCGCGATGTTCGGCCTGGATACGAATCTGACGGTGGCGTATCAGGCGCTCTCGCTGATGTTGGTGCTAATACTTGTGGCTTTGCTCACAAGGCGGCTGGCGAAGACGAAATTCAGCGCGCACCGGATTTTGCCGCGCTTTGCTTCAGCGGGTTCGCCGGTGAAATATCGTGTCCGCTTCAAGAATCTGGGGCGTTTCACGGTGCGGGATGTGGGATTGTTGGAGGAACTTTCCGATCCGCGTCCGACGTTGGATGAGTTTCTGGCTACGCCTGAGCCAGGAGAGGAAAAGCGCAACTGGTTTGATCGCACCTATGGTTTCTACCGCTGGCAGTGGTTGGTGGATATCAATCAGCGGGCGATCGTCACGGAAGGCAAGGTGGATCGTTGCCTTCCCAAGGCGGCGGTGGAGGTCGAGATGGAGCTGCTACCGAGACGGCGTGGGGTGCTGCATTTTGAAAAGATGATCGCGACCAGCATGGATCCCTTAGGAATATTCCGTCAGCTCTCACCGGTGACATTGCCGGACAAGCTGCTGATCTTGCCGAAACGGTATGCGATACCGCACTTTGCACTGCCGGGAACGATGCGATATCAGCAAGGCGGTGTGGCGCTCGCGGCTTCGGTGGGTGAATCGGAGGAGTTCGTTTCCCTTCGTGATTATCGCCCGGGTGATCCGATGCGGCATATCCATTGGAAAAGTTGGGCACGCTCGGGCAAGCCGATCGTGAAGGAATTTCAGGATGAGTTCTTTGTGCGGCACGCACTGATCTTGGATACATTCGATACGGTGGCTTATAGTGAGCAATTTGAAGAAGCGGTTTCGGTGGCGGCTTCATTCGCCTGCACGATCCAGACACAGGATTCGCTGCTGGACCTGATGTTCGTAGGAGCCCAGGCGTATTGCTTCACGGCGGGTCGCGGTTTGGCGCATACGGAGCAAATGCTGGAGATATTAGCGTCGGTAAATCTTTGTCAGACGAAGGGTTTCAAGTCGCTGGCGAATGTGGTCGTCGAGCATATCCCGGTGGTGAGCGGATGCATCTGCGTATTGTTGAAATGGGATGAGCCGCGCAAGGAGTTCATCCAAATGTTGCGCGGATTGAATGTGCCTGTGGTAGTATTCATCGTGACCGAGAAAAACGCTGCAAAGATAATGGATCTGGGGCCGATGGCGGATATCCCGGCACAGTTCCACCAGCTTGAGGTGGGCAAGGTGGAGGAGGCCTTGAGGGCATTATGA
- a CDS encoding transglutaminase domain-containing protein, with protein MKTPPFLLGLSLVFWGYQSGMLWVGGALAVLMELSLIVRQRWDVDRGDYYRVWDFCAILFAASAIYCFVSRDTTNDVMEFFQATNYSKRNQVLNNAFATAFIFFQWMPIVFFPIAMTQAYAANPSIPYSTFSWIWRRQLRQGLVAERGAMNVSYPYFAIVLFSTSLVNERDPVFYIGLSILVLYALAAIRSRRFSPLIWAPLALAVVVLGHFGHIGLQQAQGAVETSFSQWLSKIINRNSNPYESRTAIGRLGRLKLSGEVVMRVEVQGAPVELLREASYDTFVSPSWIVTRSKFEDAVSENDATTWPLIPEKETKGTAIISTYFPRGRGMLCAPNGVAAIDKLLAAQMETNFYGGIRVSNATAFARYEAKHSPGKTIDSDPIEADRIVTDSESESVKRAVAETGLKPEDTLEKKLIVLQQFFTEKYRYDTWQGRKELRPKETMLGYFLLRSRAGHCEYFATATVLMLRALGVEARYSVGYAVQETEGGPNRFVVRERHGHAWVLYYDRAEGVWKDFDTTPPDWFAVEEAKNSSMFEPLKDLWSKMRFQISEWRWLTDREKFRQNMIWLMVVLIAVLAWRLVRRSRMKKTDGGPAGTSKPIDWPGRDSEFYAVEQKLAAMGLDRLESESINDWLARVRELMPDAVVELPSLVKLHYRYRFDPAGLSAEERKVLREGVAEWMKTQKVGVK; from the coding sequence ATGAAGACACCTCCGTTTTTATTGGGACTGTCGCTGGTGTTCTGGGGATACCAGTCTGGAATGCTGTGGGTGGGGGGTGCTTTGGCGGTGTTGATGGAGCTTTCGCTGATCGTCAGGCAGCGTTGGGATGTGGATCGCGGGGATTATTATCGCGTGTGGGATTTTTGCGCGATCCTGTTTGCCGCCTCGGCGATCTATTGTTTCGTGTCGAGGGATACCACAAATGACGTGATGGAATTTTTCCAGGCGACGAACTACAGCAAGCGCAATCAGGTCTTGAACAATGCGTTTGCCACGGCGTTTATCTTCTTTCAATGGATGCCCATCGTGTTCTTTCCCATCGCGATGACTCAGGCATATGCAGCGAACCCGTCGATTCCTTACAGCACGTTCTCGTGGATCTGGCGCAGGCAGTTAAGACAGGGGCTGGTGGCGGAACGAGGTGCGATGAATGTCTCCTATCCGTATTTCGCGATCGTGCTGTTCTCGACCTCGCTCGTGAATGAGCGTGATCCTGTCTTTTATATCGGGTTGAGCATTCTGGTGCTGTATGCTCTGGCGGCGATACGTTCACGGAGATTTTCCCCGCTCATCTGGGCCCCGCTCGCCCTGGCCGTGGTGGTGTTGGGACATTTTGGCCACATCGGCCTGCAACAGGCCCAAGGGGCGGTGGAGACGAGCTTCTCACAATGGCTCTCCAAGATCATCAACCGCAATTCGAATCCGTATGAAAGCCGGACGGCTATCGGGCGATTGGGCAGGCTGAAACTTTCTGGCGAGGTGGTGATGCGGGTGGAGGTGCAAGGGGCACCTGTGGAGCTTTTACGGGAAGCCAGTTATGACACGTTTGTGAGCCCATCCTGGATCGTGACGCGCAGCAAATTCGAGGATGCCGTTTCCGAGAATGATGCGACGACGTGGCCGTTGATTCCCGAGAAGGAGACTAAAGGCACGGCGATCATCTCCACATATTTCCCTCGCGGTCGAGGCATGTTGTGCGCGCCGAACGGCGTGGCGGCGATTGACAAGCTGCTGGCGGCGCAGATGGAGACAAACTTTTACGGTGGCATCCGGGTGTCGAATGCGACGGCTTTCGCCCGGTATGAAGCGAAGCATTCACCGGGGAAGACGATCGACTCAGATCCGATCGAAGCAGACCGAATTGTGACGGACAGCGAGAGCGAAAGCGTCAAACGGGCGGTCGCCGAGACAGGATTGAAACCAGAGGATACTTTGGAGAAAAAATTGATAGTTTTGCAGCAGTTCTTCACTGAGAAGTACCGTTACGACACCTGGCAAGGGAGGAAAGAACTGCGTCCCAAGGAAACGATGCTGGGATACTTCCTGCTGCGCAGCCGCGCCGGGCACTGCGAGTACTTCGCCACGGCCACGGTGCTGATGTTGCGGGCGCTTGGAGTCGAGGCGCGCTATTCCGTGGGTTACGCCGTGCAGGAGACGGAAGGCGGGCCCAACCGCTTCGTGGTGCGTGAACGGCATGGTCATGCATGGGTGCTTTATTACGACCGCGCGGAAGGGGTGTGGAAAGACTTTGATACGACGCCGCCGGACTGGTTCGCAGTGGAAGAGGCAAAGAATTCGTCGATGTTCGAGCCGCTGAAGGATCTATGGTCCAAGATGCGATTTCAGATATCCGAGTGGCGCTGGCTGACGGATCGCGAGAAGTTTCGGCAGAACATGATCTGGCTGATGGTGGTGCTGATCGCCGTGCTGGCGTGGCGCCTGGTGCGGCGCAGCCGGATGAAAAAAACGGATGGAGGACCTGCGGGGACTTCCAAGCCGATTGATTGGCCGGGGCGTGATTCGGAGTTTTATGCTGTTGAGCAGAAGCTCGCGGCCATGGGGCTGGATCGTTTGGAAAGCGAAAGCATCAATGATTGGTTGGCGAGGGTACGTGAACTGATGCCGGATGCCGTAGTGGAACTCCCGTCGCTGGTGAAGTTGCATTACCGGTATCGTTTTGACCCAGCGGGTTTGTCAGCAGAGGAACGCAAGGTGTTGAGGGAAGGGGTGGCGGAATGGATGAAGACGCAGAAAGTAGGAGTCAAATAA
- a CDS encoding helix-turn-helix domain-containing protein: MSATNDVSSASPQWFSIKEAAEYLSISEPTLYRWMQDGKITFRKVGDSTRFLKEDLDAVVEVHPSAKELVKVELTCPACHHDAMVEGRLESTGRSYFVPKKTKFWTLKDSNVETRARMCERCGYLMLFGDVAKLEALIEHKEKMEAKEAKKEKE, translated from the coding sequence ATGAGCGCGACCAATGATGTTTCCTCTGCCAGCCCGCAATGGTTTTCCATCAAGGAAGCCGCCGAATACCTCTCCATCAGCGAGCCGACCCTTTACCGGTGGATGCAGGACGGGAAGATCACGTTTCGCAAGGTGGGGGATTCCACCCGTTTTCTAAAGGAGGACCTCGATGCCGTGGTGGAGGTGCATCCGAGCGCGAAGGAACTGGTGAAGGTGGAACTGACCTGCCCGGCGTGTCATCATGATGCGATGGTGGAAGGTCGGCTGGAGAGCACGGGCCGCAGCTATTTCGTGCCGAAGAAGACGAAGTTCTGGACGCTGAAGGACAGCAACGTGGAGACGCGGGCGCGCATGTGCGAGCGCTGCGGCTATCTGATGCTTTTTGGTGACGTGGCGAAGCTTGAAGCACTCATCGAGCACAAGGAGAAGATGGAGGCGAAAGAAGCGAAGAAGGAGAAGGAGTGA
- a CDS encoding cysteine peptidase family C39 domain-containing protein: MFGLMLLMLVSALAFLAGRRLASGWSRSARMVGVLVSLLTALAFFRWAYDTAAVVLLVPPSWLPFAAEWQVPLVALGAGIFMRETNLPWWRRIVLGALLVVGASLPVGKVVFGEVPRSVDFWDGMVCRQTHPSTCCAAAAATLLQYHGIAAVEGELIMACFTRKDGTSLGGLLRGVELMARPQGYRARVATATLDDLRSKERQPAILLVNLRPEVAAKEPRYENQWGWVIGQSHAVVLLGFNEAGHPIIGDPSVGREVWSLEGLTELWVGTMVWLE, from the coding sequence ATGTTTGGGTTGATGCTGTTGATGCTGGTGTCGGCGCTGGCATTCCTTGCCGGTCGCAGGCTGGCATCTGGCTGGTCGCGCAGTGCGCGCATGGTGGGAGTGTTGGTCAGTCTGCTGACGGCGCTGGCGTTTTTCCGATGGGCGTATGATACGGCTGCCGTGGTGTTGCTGGTGCCACCGTCATGGTTGCCGTTCGCGGCGGAATGGCAGGTGCCTTTGGTGGCTTTGGGAGCAGGGATTTTCATGCGTGAGACGAATTTGCCTTGGTGGCGAAGAATCGTCCTGGGTGCTTTGCTGGTAGTTGGGGCTTCTCTGCCGGTGGGAAAGGTGGTCTTTGGGGAGGTGCCGCGTAGTGTTGATTTTTGGGACGGCATGGTCTGTCGCCAGACGCATCCGTCCACTTGCTGTGCAGCGGCAGCGGCCACCTTATTGCAATATCATGGTATCGCGGCAGTGGAGGGTGAGTTGATCATGGCCTGTTTTACACGGAAGGATGGGACATCGCTTGGCGGCCTGCTGCGCGGAGTTGAGTTGATGGCCCGCCCACAGGGGTATCGCGCGAGGGTGGCGACAGCTACGTTGGATGATCTGAGGAGCAAGGAACGGCAACCGGCCATCCTGCTGGTGAATTTGCGGCCGGAAGTCGCGGCGAAGGAGCCTCGCTACGAGAACCAGTGGGGCTGGGTTATCGGGCAGAGTCATGCGGTGGTCCTGCTTGGCTTTAATGAGGCCGGTCACCCGATCATCGGTGATCCTTCGGTGGGGAGGGAGGTTTGGAGCCTGGAGGGACTGACGGAACTATGGGTGGGAACAATGGTTTGGCTGGAATAG
- a CDS encoding glycosyltransferase family 4 protein, whose product MKILILVNIYPPHHAGTYDFRCEQVASELRKRGHGVLVLTSNHGLKTEQRDKETIRRLHLNGIYGHPKLDQFKEMKDLETHNHEVLRETLNEYKPDLVYVWSLHGLSKSLIFTLHQSGRPLAYDVSDYWITNELNTDPWLDWWNRPKLSMAQSAMRSALEMSKQRDKMDEVTPTRDNIATKRLSHIYDTEGDRTASQPGSIQTFRFEHISFVSQLLCDSAIQTGYHIGTPTIMRPGINVEKFLGDVRPPEIPATRLMVASKLHKESGVRTVVEAFKELHDANPAVTLTVCGSGESEYVASLKSFATRNKLPITFDASIDQANELPRFYRQHDFFIHCAEWAEPYTTTPLEAMAAGMMVLSTGYGGVGEVLQHGVNSLLYSAGNVLDLAQRIQYLQNEPAMRLQMAVTGQQEVKDTYTTEAMVNRVEAFLLKAAKG is encoded by the coding sequence GTGAAGATACTTATCCTGGTCAACATCTATCCGCCGCATCATGCGGGGACCTATGATTTTCGGTGCGAACAGGTGGCATCCGAGCTGCGCAAACGCGGTCATGGGGTGCTGGTGTTGACCTCCAATCACGGCCTGAAGACGGAACAGCGGGACAAGGAAACCATCCGTCGCTTGCACTTGAACGGTATTTATGGCCATCCCAAGCTGGACCAGTTCAAGGAGATGAAAGACCTCGAGACGCACAATCATGAAGTGCTTCGCGAGACCTTGAACGAATACAAACCTGATTTGGTATATGTCTGGAGTTTGCATGGGCTTTCCAAGTCACTGATCTTCACTCTGCATCAAAGTGGCCGCCCGCTCGCTTATGATGTATCGGATTACTGGATCACCAATGAACTGAACACCGATCCTTGGCTGGATTGGTGGAATCGTCCGAAGCTCTCCATGGCGCAATCTGCCATGCGCTCGGCATTGGAGATGAGCAAACAGCGGGACAAGATGGATGAAGTGACGCCTACGCGCGACAACATCGCCACCAAGCGCCTCTCGCACATCTACGATACCGAAGGTGACCGGACCGCGTCGCAGCCTGGCAGCATCCAGACGTTCCGTTTCGAGCATATTTCTTTTGTCAGCCAGTTGTTGTGCGATTCCGCCATCCAGACCGGTTATCACATCGGCACGCCGACCATCATGCGTCCGGGCATCAACGTGGAAAAGTTTTTGGGTGATGTCCGTCCTCCAGAAATACCCGCCACGCGTCTCATGGTGGCCAGCAAGCTGCACAAAGAAAGTGGCGTGCGCACCGTGGTAGAAGCTTTCAAAGAATTACACGACGCCAATCCCGCAGTGACATTGACTGTGTGTGGCAGCGGCGAGTCTGAATACGTTGCGAGTCTTAAATCCTTTGCAACCCGGAATAAACTGCCGATCACATTCGACGCATCTATCGATCAGGCCAACGAATTGCCGCGTTTTTACCGCCAGCATGATTTCTTCATCCACTGCGCGGAGTGGGCGGAGCCTTATACCACAACTCCGCTGGAAGCGATGGCTGCGGGGATGATGGTACTCTCCACCGGTTACGGTGGTGTGGGTGAAGTGCTGCAACACGGTGTGAACTCCCTGCTCTACTCGGCAGGCAATGTCTTGGACCTCGCTCAACGCATCCAGTACCTCCAAAACGAGCCGGCCATGCGCTTGCAAATGGCTGTCACCGGCCAGCAGGAAGTGAAGGATACCTACACTACCGAAGCGATGGTAAATCGCGTGGAGGCGTTTCTGCTGAAAGCAGCGAAGGGTTGA